Below is a window of Brachyspira hampsonii DNA.
GCCGTTATTGCTATGGGGCTTTGCGGAATATTTTTAGCAAACTCATTTCCTCTTATAGCTGCTCTTTTATTTGGAAGTATTTTGAGAGAATCAGATATTATAAAAAATTTCTCAGTTAGTTTGCAGAAATCTTTAACAGAAATACTTACTATGCTTATAGGAATAGCAATAGGCTCTTCTGCTTCAGCTGAATATTTTATGACATTAAATACAGTGATGATATTTGCTTTCGGATTATTGTCATTGATATTAAGCACTACAATAGGTATAATTGCTGCTAAAGTTATTAATATATTATCAGGCGGTAAAGTTAATCCTATAATAGGTTCTGCAGGTTTAAGTGCTTTTCCTGTTCCTGCTTGGGGAGCCCATGTTTACGGACAGGAAAATAGTTCATCTAACTGTCTGCTTCTTCATGCAATGGCAGTTAATATTTCAGGTATAATATCCGGTGCTATTGTTATGGGTATACTCCTTACATTCTTCCATTAATAAATATAAAAAATAAATTTAATGATTATATAATACTTAAACCCTGTTTATTAATTTAAATAGGGTTTTTTTATATAAAAAATCTTATTCATTACACTGTAAAAAATAATAAAATTAATATATAATATTATTAGTATAAAAAATATTTGTGGAAAAAATATGGTAAAAAGATTAACATTAAAAAACGGTACAAGAGTTGTTTTAGAAAAAATGCCGATGCTTGATACTGTTTCTATAGGCTTTCTATTTTTAACAGGCAGTGCCAATGAAAAAAAAGAAGAAAACGGATATACTCATTTTATAGAGCATATGCTTTTTAAAGGCACTGATAAAATTAGTGCAAAAGAACTTATTAGAAATATAGAAGGGGTTGGCGGTATATTCAATGCTTTTACTTCAAGACATTTAACTTCTTTTTATATCAATATAATATCTAAATATTTTGACAGAGCAGTTGATACTTTGGAAAATATTATGCTTTATTCTGCTTTCAGAGAAGATGATATAAACAGAGAAAAAAAAGTTATAATTGAAGAGCTTAAAATGTCAAATGATACTCCTGAAGAAATATCAGCCAATCAATTTTTTGCTGCTGCTTATAAAGGCACTTCTATGAGTTTTCCTATAGGAGGGAATATCAATAATATAAAAAAAATAAGCAGAGAAAAAATTTATTCTTATTTTAAAGAGCATTTTAATTCTAATAATTTAATTATATCTATAGCCGGAAATTTTGATATTGATTATGCCGTAGACAGACTTGAAAAAATAAAATTAGAAAAAGGAACTAGAACAGTTAATGATGATCTTCCTTTTTATTATAAAACTATAACTAAAGAAAAACAGGAAATTAATCAGGTTTATTTTTCGCTTGTAACACCTTCATATAATGCATGCGATAATAAAAAAAGATATGCTATGAATATAGTTAATGATATATTCGGAGGAAGTTCCTATTCAAGATTATTTCAATCAATAAGAGAAAATAAGGGACTTTGTTATAATATATACAGTTATAATTCCAGCTTTATAAACGGTGGTACATTTGAGATACATGGTTCTACTAGTTTGGATAAATATGCTCAGACTATAGAAAGTATATATTATGAAATAGAAAAATTAGTTAATGAAAGAATATCAGAAGAAGAGCTTGAAGAGGCTAAAGAGAGCTATAAAGGTTCTATGGCATTTAGTAAATTTAGTGAGAAATTTATAATGAATAAAAATGCAAGGCATGAATTATATACATCCAAATATATTTCATTTAAAGAGCTTTATAATATAATAGATAAAGTAGATTTAAAACTAGTTAATAATGTTATAGATGAAAAATTGATGAATAAAAAATTCTTCTTAACATCTGTAGGAGCAAGCGGTACTAAAGATATAAGTAATGCTTTAAGCAGAAAACTTAAATTAAATTGATAATAATGTTTGAAATGTATTGAATAATTATTTTGTTATTATATATAATTTTTTATAAATATTGACTTTTAAAATATATTATGTATAATATTACTAGGAATTAATATATTTATAAGGTTGTTTTTTAGTGTTTGGTAATTTAACTAAATCTATATCTAATGTATTCTCTAAAATACAAGGAAAAAAAGTCCTTACAGATAAGGATATAACAGATAGTCTATTAACTATAAAAGAAGCCTTGCTTTCTGCCGATGTATCTTTAGAAGCTGCTGATAAGTTTCTTGAAGAAGCTACAAACAGAGCTATAGGTAAAGAAAAATTAGAGGGCGTAGAGCCTGCTAATCAATTTGTGGCTGATGTTCATGATACATTGGTTAATATGATAGGTGAGGGTGAAAGCGGTTTAAAATTAGAACCTGTTGAGAAAACTACTATTACATTATTATTTGGTTTGCAGGGTTCAGGTAAAACTACTACAACAGCTAAATTAGCAAAATACTATAAAGATAAAAGACGAGTTATGATGGTTGGTCTTGATGTTCACAGACCTGCAGCTATGGAGCAGCTTGCCGTTTTAGCTAGAGAAGTAGGCGTTCCTTATCATATAGATACTAAAGAAAAAAAAGCATATAAAATACTTAAAAAAGCACTTTCAATCGCTAAAAAAGAGCAGTATAACATGATATTAGTGGATACTGCAGGACGTTTAGAGATAGATGAAGAAATGATGCTTGAATTAAGACGCGTTGTAAACTCTGCTAATGTTACTGAAAAATTATTAGTAGTTGATTCTACAGCAGGTCAAAGTGTTTATGATGTTGCAAAAAGTTTCCAAAATAACATTGGAATTAATGGTGTTATACTTACAAAATTTGATTCCGGAGTTAGAGGCGGTGCAGCTTTATCTTTAAAATATGCTACCGGTTCATCTGTTAAGTTTGTCGGAGTAGGTGAGCATTTAGATGATATTGATGTATTTGATGCTAAGAGAGTAGCAGGACAAATACTTGGTATGGGCGATATAGTAAAATTAGTAGAAAAAGCCCGTGCCGCTATAAGCGAAAAAGAAGCTCAGGAAATGCTTCAGAAAGTTATAGAAAATAATTTTGATTATAATGATTTCTTAAAACAAATTGAAGCTACTGCTAAAATGGGCGGTCTTAGCAAAATGACTTCTATGATTCCGGGTATGGCTAATGTAGATACTGAACTTCTAAGCCGTGAAGAAGAAAAATTTAAAAAGTATAAAGCTATTATACAGTCAATGACTAAAAAAGAAAGATTAGCCCTATTTCCTTTGAATAATTCAAGAAAAATGAGAATATCCAAAGGAAGCGGTCAAAGTGTTTATGATGTAAATCAGTTAATAAAACAGTTTACTATGATGAAAAACATGATGGGCAGTACTAAAAAGATGGATAAGCTCGCAAAGTCCCTAGAGGGTATGGGTATGTCTATAGATGATTTAAACAAATTAATGTAAATAAACTTGGAGGAAAAGAAAGGTGGTAAAATTAAGATTAAAACGTATAGGTCGCAAACATGAGCCTCATTATCGTATAGTGGCTGCAGATGCTCGTTTCCCACGCGATGGTCGTTTTATTGAAGAGCTAGGTTGGTTTAACCCTAAAGCTAAAGATGTATTATATAAGTTGAATGTAGAAGGCTTAAAAAAATGGCTTTCTAATGGTGCACAGCCGACTTATGTAGTAAAAAGCATTCTTGTCAAAGAAGGCTTGATGGAAAAAGATAAAGGTGCTCCTCTTGAAAGAAAGAAAAAAAGAGCATTGAAAAATCCTGAAAAAAGGCGCAAACATCGTAAACAAGCTAAGCCTGAATCTACTGAGGAGAAAAGCGAAGCTTAATTACGTCTATAATATATAAAGGAGTGTGCTATGACGGAAGAAAAAGAGCTTATTGAGTATTTGGCTAAAAAGTTAGTGGATGAGCCTGAGGGTGTGAGTGTTAAGGTTATTGAAGGTGAGAAGAGTACGATTCTGGAATTGAAAGTGAACCAAAGCGACATAGGTAAAATTATAGGTAAAAGAGGTCGTATTGCTCATGCATTGCGTACTATTCTTTTTGCTGCTTCCATGAAAAGTGGTAAACGTGTAATGCTTGAGATTATTGACAATTGATTTTTTTTTACGGCAAAATCACAGGTTTACATGGTTTAAAAGGAGAGGTAGAAATTGCTTTTTCTGATAAGAGTTATTTTGCCTCTCTTCCTATTTTAAATAAAAATATACCTGTTATAATTGATAATCAGACATTTACTCTATTAAATGTTAAAAAGAAGAACAAATCTTTTGTGTTTCAATTAAAAGATATAAATACTATAGAAGAGGCTGAAAAATTAATAGGGCTTGATATATTTATAGATTCTTCATATTTGCCTCAATTAGATGATGATACTTTTTATGAGGCTGAATTAATCGGATATAAAATCATAGATACTGACAATAATATTTATGGTGAGATAACAGATTTATACAGTCTTCCTTCAAATTATGTATTTGAAATTAAATTGAAAGAAAATAATAATATAGTTTCAATACCATTTGTTAAGGCATATTTCGGCAATTCTGATAAGATAAATAAGACTATAACAATAATACAAAAACCTATATTTGATGACGATTAGTATCAATAAATATTATTTTTACCTTTGATTATATTACCAAGTTATTAAACTTAAATAAAATTAAAAGATATAAAATGAAACAAATTATAACAATATTGATTGCTTTAATGTATGCTTTTATAATATCATGCGGACAAAAAACTTCAATATAGATAATCATTCATCGCATTCTATGGATAGTATGAATGTTAAAGGCTCTGAAATTATAGACTTAATGCACGCTTCTATGATGGAACAGCCATTTCAAAAAACTAAGAATATTGATGATGATTTTTTATTTAATATGATACCTCATCATCAGGCATCTCTTGATGTTTCAAAGAAGATATTAGAATACACTAAAGATGATAAAATAAATTGCAAATAGGATAGTAGCAGCACAAGAAAAATAAATAAATGATATGAATAATATATTAAATAATCATTAATATTTACTTTTTAATAATAGGTGTATTTAATACCTTCTATTTTTTACTTTTAAGTTTAGAATTGACAAATTGATTAATTTTAGTATAATCTATATACTTAAATTATGGTAATGTATTATGGCTAGTAAAAAGGATAAAAAATCAGGCAGTAATGCTATTTCATCTGGAGAGATAGTAAGAAATAAAAAGGCTCTATTCAATTACGAGCTTATAGAGAAATTTGAAGCGGGCATTGTTTTGCTTGGTACTGAACTAAAATCTCTTAGAGAAAGAAGTGTTAATATGGCTGACAGTTATGCTTCTTTTAAAAAGAATGGAGAGCTTTTTATAGTTAATATGCATATATCACCTTATCATTTCGGAAATAGAAATAATCATGAACCTTTAAGAGAAAGAAAGCTATTGATGAAAAAAAGAGAATTAAGGAGATTATACGGAAAAATAAAGGAACAAGGGCTTACTTTAATTCCTGTTAGATTGTATTTCTCAAGAGGAAAAGTTAAAGTAGAATTAGCTTTGGCAAGAGGTAAAAAACTTCATGATAAAAGAGAGACTCTAAAGGGAAAAACTTTAGATAGAGAAATGGAAAGATATATAAAAAGATAGAATAATTTTATTCATAAGATAAAGAATTTCTTATATAGAATTCTATTTTGGCAATATTATCTGATACTTCCTTAATATTTGTTTTTTTATCTTTTTCTGATTTGTATTTTTTTAATGAATCTATAAATTCTATTAATAAATTTTTTATGTTTTCCATAGAAATTTTTTCGAATTTTTTTGCTAAAACTTCTATTTTTTCTATAGTGCTGTAATCTATATTGTTTATACCGCTGAAAACTATATCAGATAAAAGCAATTCTAAATCTCTTAATAAATCAAAAATCATACATTACCTGTTATTATCTTTTATTTTTAATAAATTAAGTCTATATAGAAATAGAAAAGGTATATCTTTTTTTACTATAACAATATAAAGAATAGAAGATATAAATATTCCTATTAAAGCTGCCACTAAAGATAAATTACTCATAACAAATACAGTTTGATATAATATTAATATACATATAGGTATATATATTCCTCCTGCTAAGGCAGTAAGTATTAAAAAGAAAAAGAATACAAATATTGGGTTTCCCATAACTGTATTATTAAATATATATTCACTGCCTATATGAATGGCAAATGTTTCAAGATATAAATATATTGTCGAAATACATGCAAGAATAAAAAAAGCTATAGCATATATTTTTTCTCTTTTCATTAAGAATCCTGCTATAAAAAATACTATAAGTATAACAGAAAAAATATAACTGTCTAAAAGCAGAAAACAAGCTGATATTAATAACTCTGTCAATATTATCAATATCATGAGTGTGAAGTTCTTTTTAATAGAGGCAAAGCCGAAGAAAGTATATATTATAATTTTTGATTTACTATTTCTATATTCTTCATATATATGTTTAAAGTAGCTTATAAATATTAATGCTATAGATACCAAAAACAGAGTTGGAAATAAAGTTGATGTTATTAATATTGAACTTTTAATATTTAAATTATCAGTATCACCTATTAATAATTTTGAAGATATTCTATTTCCTTTTTCTTCTTTTATATTTACATAAGCATATTCTTCATAGGATATATTAGTATTTCCCGTTGAACCTACATAAAGTATATGCATAAGTACAATACCATTCCCAGGATTTTTTAAATTTAATTTAGCTTTTGCTATTCCATTTTCATCGGTAGGAACAACATATATATTAGTATACATATTAACTGCTTCATTAGTATTTAATTGAGCATCTGCATTTTCATCTATTTCTTTTAAAAGTATTTCTTCTTTTTGATCCTCATCTATTTCAAAATCAAACATATCAGGGTTTAATGATGTGAATCTCACCAATCTATTAACAAGAGGAAATCCTCTTCTTTCAAGCATTATAGATATTTCATTTTGTGTATTTGTTTCATCTGATTCATTAGTTTCATTATATATGATAAAATTATTTTCTTTTTCATAAGTAAATTTATATTCAGGATCTTTGTTAGTTGTATTATTTTGAGCATACACTATATTTAATATTGCAAGAAATATTATGAAATATTTTAGCATTTATAAAAATCTCCTGATAAAGATATGAAATTAATGATTTTTATTAATTATCGAACAAATTAATAAAATTAAATAATATAATTTTTATATTATTTAACCTTATTAATTCTTTATGATACGAAAAAGTTTTATTAACAATATTAATAACTGCTGAAAATAATAATTGTAAAAAAAGAACACCATCTTTTTTAAAGATTAGTGTTCTTTATTTTTTATTTGTATAGCTATTAATTATTTTATAAGAGCAACTATCTCTTCATTTTTTACTATTAAATATTCTGTATCGCCTTCTTTTATTTGAATACCAGCATATTTATCATATATAACTATATCGCCTTTTTTTACTTTTATATCTTCGCTGTCGCCTACTTCTATAACTTCTGCTTTTTGTGTTTTTTCTTTAGCTGTATCTGGAAGAAGTATTCCGCTTGAAGTTTTTTCTTCTTGTTCTAATACTTTTAGAAGTACTCTATCTGCTAATGGTTTAATAGATGACATATTTTATATCTCCTTAAAATGTATTTATTTCGATAATTTTTTTAATAATTTTTGCTATATTCTATAATAAAAAATGTTAAAAGTCAATAACTTATAAAGAGTAATATTATTTAGTATTGTATAACAACATTAATAGGATATTTATCTATTTCTTTTCTTCCGTTTAATTCTTTTAATTCTATTAAAAAAGATGAGCCTACAACTATGCCTTCTAATTTTTCAACCATTTTTATCATAGCAAGTGCAGTACCTCCTGTAGCAATTAAATCATCAACTATTAAAACTCTTTCACCTTTTTTAATAGCATCTTCATGCATATATAGAGTATCTGTACCGTATTCTAAAGCATATTCTTCTGAAATGGTTTTATAAGGAAGTTTTCCTTTTTTTCTTACAGGGATAAAGCCGCAGTTCATTTTATAGGCTAATGCTGAACCTATTAAAAATCCTCTGCTTTCTGCTCCGACTATATAATCTATTTTTTCATTACTTATTTGTTCTGCCATTTTATCTATTGCATATTTGAATGCATCTTTATTTTGAAGTAAAGTAGTGATATCTCTAAAAAGTATTCCTTTTTTAGGATAATCTTGAATATTTCTTATATAATCTTTTAACTCCATGTAACACCTCGTTTTAATAAAAAAATAGTTATGTAAACAATTACACAGTTTTTTATTATAATACTTTTATTAAAAAAATCAATTAAAAATATTGCTTTTAATAAACTAATTTTAATGTATATTATTTATATATATTAGGAGAAAATTATGAATTACTATATTGGTATAGATTTAGGAACTTCATCTGTAAAGACTTTAATAATGACATCAAATGGAAAAACAGCAGCATTATCTCAAAAAGATTATGATTTTGATAAACCTTATTACAATTTTGCAGAGCAGGATGTTAATGTATGGTGGGAAAGCACTGTATTTACAATAAAAGATTCTTTAAAGCAATTAGTAAAAATAGATTCAAATTATAATATTAAGGGAATAGGCTTTTCCGGACAAATGCATGGACTTGTGGCTTTAGATAAAAATGGAAATGCTTTGAGAAAAGCTATATTATGGTGTGATTCAAGGAGCCTTAAAGAGATTGAGTACATAAACACTAAAATAGGTTTAGAAAATATAATGCAGATAAATCATAGTCCTATAGCTGCAGGATTTTTACTTCCTTCTTTGCTTTGGATAAAAAATAATGAGCCTCATATTTATAAAAATATTGATAAGGTAATACTTCCTAAAGATTATATAAGATATAAATTAACAAACATCATTGCCTCTGATATAACAGATGCGGCTGCTTCAGGAGTTTTTGATAGTAATAAATCTTGTTGGTATGATTACATAATAGAAAAATTAGGTTTAGATATAAATATTTTTCCTGATATTTTTTATCCTTATGAAGTATCTGGTACTATTACAGAAAAGGCAAGTAAAGAAACAGGATTAAAAAAGGGCATACAAGTTTCTTATGGAGGGGCTGATCAAGTTATGCAGGCTATAGGCAACGGCATAATAAATACAAATACTGCATCAATTACTATAGGTACAGGCGGACAAATTTTAATGCCTATAGATAAACCTGTTTATGATAAAAAGAATATGGCTTCTCATACATTTAATTTTTTATTTCCAAATACTTGGTATTATTTAGGTGCTGCTTTATCTTCCGGTTTAGCATTGAAATGGGCTAAGAATAATTTTTGCAATGCAGGTGAAACTTTTAAAGATATAGATTTAAAAGTAAAAGATATAAAAGCAGGCAGCAATGGAATAATATTTCTTCCTTATTTAGCTGGAGAGAGGACTCCTTATATGAATAGTAATGCTTCTGCTATGTTTTTAGGATTAACTTTAAGTCATGATAGATATCATATTTTAAGATCTGTTATGGAGGGAGTAGTATATTCT
It encodes the following:
- a CDS encoding M16 family metallopeptidase — translated: MVKRLTLKNGTRVVLEKMPMLDTVSIGFLFLTGSANEKKEENGYTHFIEHMLFKGTDKISAKELIRNIEGVGGIFNAFTSRHLTSFYINIISKYFDRAVDTLENIMLYSAFREDDINREKKVIIEELKMSNDTPEEISANQFFAAAYKGTSMSFPIGGNINNIKKISREKIYSYFKEHFNSNNLIISIAGNFDIDYAVDRLEKIKLEKGTRTVNDDLPFYYKTITKEKQEINQVYFSLVTPSYNACDNKKRYAMNIVNDIFGGSSYSRLFQSIRENKGLCYNIYSYNSSFINGGTFEIHGSTSLDKYAQTIESIYYEIEKLVNERISEEELEEAKESYKGSMAFSKFSEKFIMNKNARHELYTSKYISFKELYNIIDKVDLKLVNNVIDEKLMNKKFFLTSVGASGTKDISNALSRKLKLN
- a CDS encoding signal recognition particle protein; translated protein: MFGNLTKSISNVFSKIQGKKVLTDKDITDSLLTIKEALLSADVSLEAADKFLEEATNRAIGKEKLEGVEPANQFVADVHDTLVNMIGEGESGLKLEPVEKTTITLLFGLQGSGKTTTTAKLAKYYKDKRRVMMVGLDVHRPAAMEQLAVLAREVGVPYHIDTKEKKAYKILKKALSIAKKEQYNMILVDTAGRLEIDEEMMLELRRVVNSANVTEKLLVVDSTAGQSVYDVAKSFQNNIGINGVILTKFDSGVRGGAALSLKYATGSSVKFVGVGEHLDDIDVFDAKRVAGQILGMGDIVKLVEKARAAISEKEAQEMLQKVIENNFDYNDFLKQIEATAKMGGLSKMTSMIPGMANVDTELLSREEEKFKKYKAIIQSMTKKERLALFPLNNSRKMRISKGSGQSVYDVNQLIKQFTMMKNMMGSTKKMDKLAKSLEGMGMSIDDLNKLM
- the rpsP gene encoding 30S ribosomal protein S16, translated to MVKLRLKRIGRKHEPHYRIVAADARFPRDGRFIEELGWFNPKAKDVLYKLNVEGLKKWLSNGAQPTYVVKSILVKEGLMEKDKGAPLERKKKRALKNPEKRRKHRKQAKPESTEEKSEA
- a CDS encoding KH domain-containing protein; this encodes MTEEKELIEYLAKKLVDEPEGVSVKVIEGEKSTILELKVNQSDIGKIIGKRGRIAHALRTILFAASMKSGKRVMLEIIDN
- the rimM gene encoding ribosome maturation factor RimM (Essential for efficient processing of 16S rRNA), with translation MIFFYGKITGLHGLKGEVEIAFSDKSYFASLPILNKNIPVIIDNQTFTLLNVKKKNKSFVFQLKDINTIEEAEKLIGLDIFIDSSYLPQLDDDTFYEAELIGYKIIDTDNNIYGEITDLYSLPSNYVFEIKLKENNNIVSIPFVKAYFGNSDKINKTITIIQKPIFDDD
- a CDS encoding DUF305 domain-containing protein codes for the protein MRTKNFNIDNHSSHSMDSMNVKGSEIIDLMHASMMEQPFQKTKNIDDDFLFNMIPHHQASLDVSKKILEYTKDDKINCK
- the smpB gene encoding SsrA-binding protein SmpB; amino-acid sequence: MASKKDKKSGSNAISSGEIVRNKKALFNYELIEKFEAGIVLLGTELKSLRERSVNMADSYASFKKNGELFIVNMHISPYHFGNRNNHEPLRERKLLMKKRELRRLYGKIKEQGLTLIPVRLYFSRGKVKVELALARGKKLHDKRETLKGKTLDREMERYIKR
- a CDS encoding co-chaperone GroES; the protein is MSSIKPLADRVLLKVLEQEEKTSSGILLPDTAKEKTQKAEVIEVGDSEDIKVKKGDIVIYDKYAGIQIKEGDTEYLIVKNEEIVALIK
- a CDS encoding adenine phosphoribosyltransferase codes for the protein MELKDYIRNIQDYPKKGILFRDITTLLQNKDAFKYAIDKMAEQISNEKIDYIVGAESRGFLIGSALAYKMNCGFIPVRKKGKLPYKTISEEYALEYGTDTLYMHEDAIKKGERVLIVDDLIATGGTALAMIKMVEKLEGIVVGSSFLIELKELNGRKEIDKYPINVVIQY
- the xylB gene encoding xylulokinase translates to MNYYIGIDLGTSSVKTLIMTSNGKTAALSQKDYDFDKPYYNFAEQDVNVWWESTVFTIKDSLKQLVKIDSNYNIKGIGFSGQMHGLVALDKNGNALRKAILWCDSRSLKEIEYINTKIGLENIMQINHSPIAAGFLLPSLLWIKNNEPHIYKNIDKVILPKDYIRYKLTNIIASDITDAAASGVFDSNKSCWYDYIIEKLGLDINIFPDIFYPYEVSGTITEKASKETGLKKGIQVSYGGADQVMQAIGNGIINTNTASITIGTGGQILMPIDKPVYDKKNMASHTFNFLFPNTWYYLGAALSSGLALKWAKNNFCNAGETFKDIDLKVKDIKAGSNGIIFLPYLAGERTPYMNSNASAMFLGLTLSHDRYHILRSVMEGVVYSLKDCFIILTDDLNMECSKLIASGGGSYSDVWLQIQADILNREIYVSKTKEQAALGAAITSAVANKEYQSYEEALKNIITYNDRPITPINENVKIYFEYYEIFKECYKRNSELMYAIKNIAY